A region of Cellulophaga sp. RHA19 DNA encodes the following proteins:
- a CDS encoding RagB/SusD family nutrient uptake outer membrane protein yields the protein MKKIKLILLGTCLTLSFACNPELESVNYDEINPDIFPTSEADIQSLVYAAYYPLRGAYSDGIHSTSEKGTMFVLDATTEILQGDFGVQQLATLHSYTAQNSGGITRFYDDFYNKISSMTLSIDRIQNSSVNENLKISGIAEIKCARALLCYELFDMYGPIVVAPLEVLKNPLSEEPLARLSNDEMVRFIEKDLLDAASDLLPPSEAKYGRFSQGMARMLLIRLYLHEKRWADVEKQANLIMAMNHYELEDDYLSMFDVQAPVDSNEIIWAIPADYAGTSENQWQLMVLPSNYPGRAGWGTIQSSWKFYDSFEEQDIRKTNLIAEYVGTDGVTYNRSNPGTIMQYGPIPLKISEDAARSTAITTVDIVMYRYADVLLSKAEALANKNNTPSQQAIDLVNMVRNRAGLDAILLADYADIDTFNKMILLERSHEYWCENGQYRADLIRHGKYSDYNIDLNGVSSQTAPHKALFPFSLDKVSEGKGAFLQNPGYN from the coding sequence ATGAAAAAAATTAAACTAATATTATTAGGCACTTGTTTAACTTTATCATTTGCATGTAATCCAGAATTAGAGTCAGTAAATTATGATGAAATTAATCCTGATATTTTTCCTACCTCAGAGGCTGATATCCAATCATTGGTTTATGCAGCTTATTACCCTTTAAGAGGAGCTTATTCTGATGGTATCCATTCCACATCTGAAAAAGGTACTATGTTTGTTTTAGATGCAACTACTGAAATTCTTCAAGGTGATTTTGGAGTTCAACAACTAGCTACATTACATAGTTATACTGCGCAAAATAGTGGAGGCATAACCCGTTTTTATGATGATTTTTATAATAAAATAAGTAGCATGACATTGAGTATTGATAGAATTCAAAACTCTTCTGTTAATGAAAATTTAAAAATATCTGGAATAGCAGAGATAAAATGTGCAAGAGCACTGTTGTGTTATGAACTTTTTGACATGTATGGACCAATAGTAGTAGCACCATTAGAGGTATTAAAAAATCCTTTAAGTGAAGAACCTTTAGCTAGGTTAAGTAATGATGAAATGGTGCGTTTTATTGAAAAAGATTTATTAGATGCAGCTTCAGACTTGTTACCTCCATCAGAAGCTAAATACGGGAGATTTAGTCAGGGTATGGCTCGTATGTTATTAATTAGGCTGTATTTGCATGAAAAAAGATGGGCAGACGTAGAAAAACAGGCTAATTTAATAATGGCTATGAACCATTATGAGTTAGAGGATGATTATTTGAGCATGTTTGATGTGCAAGCACCTGTAGATAGTAATGAAATTATTTGGGCTATACCTGCAGATTATGCTGGTACCAGCGAAAATCAATGGCAGTTAATGGTGTTACCATCAAACTATCCAGGAAGAGCAGGTTGGGGAACAATACAAAGCTCTTGGAAATTTTATGATTCTTTTGAAGAGCAAGATATAAGAAAAACAAATCTTATAGCAGAGTATGTGGGTACAGATGGTGTTACCTATAATAGAAGTAACCCTGGTACTATTATGCAATACGGACCTATACCATTAAAAATTTCAGAAGATGCAGCCAGAAGTACAGCAATAACAACGGTAGATATTGTAATGTATAGGTATGCAGATGTTTTATTGTCTAAGGCAGAAGCTTTGGCTAATAAAAATAACACTCCTAGCCAACAGGCTATAGATTTAGTTAATATGGTTAGAAATAGAGCAGGTTTAGATGCAATTTTATTAGCAGATTATGCAGACATAGATACATTTAATAAAATGATTCTATTAGAAAGGTCTCATGAATATTGGTGTGAAAATGGCCAATACAGAGCAGATTTAATTAGACACGGTAAATACAGTGATTATAATATAGATTTAAATGGTGTTTCTAGTCAAACAGCTCCACATAAAGCTCTCTTTCCTTTTTCTCTAGATAAGGTAAGTGAGGGTAAAGGTGCTTTTTTACAAAACCCAGGTTACAATTAG
- a CDS encoding SusC/RagA family TonB-linked outer membrane protein: protein MKKLKMLPSIKSYDLKFNLALLLVIFSILEISAKSFDNKISVALKTEKNHMQQSIVTGKVTNEAGEILPGASIQVKGTSIGVETDFDGIYAINIPENGTATLIFTYLGYVSKEVLVADQTVINVKLAQNNTSLEEVIVVGYGSQRKKDLVGAISQVKGDDLVLSSTPSIAHALQGKAAGLQIIQNSAQPGGGLDIRIRGAASINASNEPLIVVDGFPISQLTEPGDGNRYSGGTQGILNSFNPNDIESIEVLKDASSTAIYGARAANGVVIITTKKGKAGKVQVDYSTSYSYQAYENNYDVLNAPEYMQLRNEAVYENWAFLNRVAPYSNRTLQDAIANPVNGIPFTRVYSDDQINNASKGTDWFDIVTRDGGIQQHNISLKGGTESTKYYLSGNLFEHKGVLKSSEFERASLRFNLNQKFNDKISIGLSFTKSTINNQNTQLGGQAFENSGIIRSALQYSPLIDEVDSFGNYPTNPDYAIIPNPASLLTISDEARTDRTLANVYLEVKPLKGLTLRTQAGIDQGLSVRNTYLPRTTLWGENENGRASIASEQKNDKLLDITLNYKANILEDHSLNLLAGYSHQNFESSGNSLANNDFITDAFLWNNMNAGAGVPDVSSSKSTSKIVSYFGRLNYIYKDRYILTSTIRRDGSSNFSENNKFAIFPSMAIGWNIAEEPFMKSLKGKVSQLKLRYGYGQTGNADIGGNAFASYFAKPAYLNPDESVLVGVFASRLANPSLKWETTTEKNLGLDFGFFKNRVSGSVELFDKEISDLLSLNPINSYNEINQVWANIGKTQSRGIEFTLNTVNIQTKNFTWKSTFTYSTFDDRWLERAPDWKPAVYENVDDPIRAQFSYLSDGIMQAGEVVTAQPDLFPGQIKLKDVNGYLRDGSGNPIVDENGIFQRTGEADGKIDEADIVLLGSSDPDFIAGFSNMITYKNFQLNFHFNAMFGREIIDATDFTYGVSTDGVAKNGANALRNILNRWTPENPSTTRPGSNFGYSLYDSGDFFLQDAWFIRLSNISLSYQFPKNCFGKHLSSAALRVGGQNIFVITPYKGVDPETNGYDPDVSGDTSNLVASYPNVRTFTVGLDLKF from the coding sequence AAAAAAATCATATGCAGCAGAGCATTGTAACAGGTAAAGTTACTAATGAAGCTGGTGAAATTTTACCCGGTGCATCTATTCAGGTTAAAGGTACTTCTATTGGGGTAGAAACAGATTTTGATGGTATTTATGCAATAAATATTCCAGAGAACGGTACAGCAACATTAATTTTCACCTATTTAGGATATGTAAGTAAAGAGGTGTTAGTGGCAGATCAAACTGTAATTAATGTAAAATTAGCACAAAATAATACAAGCTTAGAGGAAGTAATAGTTGTTGGTTATGGTAGCCAAAGAAAAAAAGACTTGGTAGGTGCTATATCTCAGGTAAAAGGAGATGATTTAGTCTTGTCTTCTACACCTTCAATAGCACATGCGCTACAGGGAAAAGCAGCCGGGTTACAAATTATTCAAAATAGTGCACAACCAGGTGGTGGTTTAGATATTAGAATTCGTGGGGCAGCATCAATAAATGCTAGTAATGAACCTTTAATTGTTGTAGATGGTTTTCCAATATCTCAATTAACAGAGCCAGGAGATGGTAACAGGTATAGTGGTGGTACACAAGGTATTTTAAATTCATTTAATCCTAATGATATAGAGTCTATAGAGGTTTTAAAAGATGCAAGTTCAACAGCTATATACGGAGCCAGGGCAGCAAACGGAGTTGTGATTATTACCACTAAAAAAGGAAAAGCCGGTAAAGTGCAAGTAGATTATTCCACATCATACTCTTACCAAGCTTATGAAAATAATTATGATGTTTTAAATGCGCCTGAGTATATGCAGTTAAGAAATGAAGCTGTTTATGAAAATTGGGCTTTTTTAAATAGAGTAGCTCCATATAGCAACAGAACATTACAGGATGCTATTGCAAATCCTGTAAATGGTATTCCGTTTACAAGGGTTTATTCAGACGATCAAATAAATAATGCAAGTAAAGGAACAGATTGGTTTGATATAGTTACTAGAGATGGCGGCATACAACAACATAATATTTCATTAAAAGGAGGTACAGAGTCTACTAAATATTATTTGTCTGGTAATTTATTTGAGCATAAAGGAGTTTTAAAAAGTTCTGAGTTTGAAAGAGCTTCTTTACGTTTTAATTTAAATCAAAAATTTAATGATAAAATTAGTATTGGTCTAAGCTTTACAAAGAGTACAATAAATAATCAAAATACACAATTAGGTGGGCAAGCTTTTGAAAACTCAGGAATAATAAGGTCTGCATTACAATATAGTCCGTTAATAGACGAGGTAGATAGTTTTGGTAATTATCCAACTAATCCAGATTATGCTATAATTCCTAACCCAGCATCTCTACTTACTATATCTGATGAGGCAAGAACAGATAGGACATTAGCAAATGTGTATTTAGAAGTAAAACCATTAAAGGGTTTAACTTTAAGAACCCAAGCAGGTATAGACCAGGGCTTAAGTGTAAGAAACACTTATTTGCCAAGAACTACGTTATGGGGAGAAAATGAAAACGGAAGAGCTTCTATAGCTAGTGAACAAAAAAATGATAAACTTTTAGACATTACCTTAAATTATAAAGCTAATATTTTAGAAGATCATAGTTTAAACTTGTTGGCTGGTTACTCTCATCAAAATTTTGAGTCTAGTGGAAATTCGTTAGCTAATAATGATTTTATTACAGATGCTTTTTTATGGAATAATATGAATGCAGGAGCAGGAGTGCCAGATGTAAGCTCCTCTAAATCTACTAGTAAAATAGTATCTTATTTTGGTAGGTTAAATTACATATATAAAGATCGTTATATTTTAACATCTACAATACGTAGAGATGGTTCCAGTAATTTTTCAGAAAATAACAAATTTGCAATCTTTCCTTCTATGGCAATAGGGTGGAATATAGCAGAAGAACCATTTATGAAAAGTTTAAAGGGTAAAGTATCACAGCTTAAATTAAGGTATGGTTATGGGCAAACAGGTAATGCAGATATAGGCGGTAATGCATTTGCTTCATATTTTGCAAAACCAGCTTATTTAAATCCTGATGAATCTGTACTAGTTGGTGTTTTTGCATCAAGGTTAGCAAATCCAAGCTTAAAATGGGAAACAACAACAGAAAAAAACTTAGGATTAGACTTTGGTTTCTTTAAAAATAGAGTTTCTGGATCTGTAGAGCTTTTTGATAAAGAAATTTCAGACCTTTTAAGTTTAAACCCAATTAACTCATATAACGAGATAAATCAAGTTTGGGCAAATATTGGAAAAACCCAAAGTAGAGGTATAGAGTTTACTTTAAATACAGTAAATATTCAAACTAAAAATTTTACTTGGAAAAGTACATTCACTTATTCAACCTTTGATGATAGGTGGCTAGAAAGGGCTCCGGATTGGAAACCAGCAGTTTATGAAAATGTAGATGATCCTATACGTGCGCAGTTTAGTTATTTATCTGATGGAATAATGCAAGCAGGTGAAGTAGTAACTGCACAACCAGATTTATTTCCTGGTCAAATAAAATTAAAAGATGTAAACGGTTATTTAAGAGACGGATCTGGAAACCCTATTGTTGATGAAAATGGTATTTTTCAAAGAACAGGAGAAGCAGACGGAAAAATTGATGAAGCAGATATTGTATTACTTGGTTCTTCAGACCCAGATTTTATTGCAGGTTTTAGTAATATGATTACTTACAAAAACTTTCAATTAAACTTTCATTTTAATGCAATGTTTGGTAGAGAAATTATAGATGCAACAGATTTTACTTACGGGGTATCTACAGACGGTGTAGCAAAAAATGGTGCAAATGCATTAAGAAATATATTGAATAGATGGACACCAGAAAACCCATCTACAACAAGGCCAGGATCTAATTTTGGTTATTCATTATATGACTCTGGTGATTTCTTTTTACAAGATGCCTGGTTTATACGTTTAAGTAATATTTCATTATCATATCAATTTCCTAAAAATTGTTTTGGTAAACATTTGTCTAGTGCAGCATTACGTGTAGGCGGACAAAATATTTTTGTTATTACACCTTATAAGGGAGTAGATCCAGAAACAAATGGTTATGATCCTGATGTTAGTGGAGATACATCAAATTTAGTAGCATCTTACCCTAATGTTAGAACTTTTACTGTTGGTCTAGACTTAAAATTTTAA
- a CDS encoding DUF4832 domain-containing protein — translation MKNRILALTLLIMVISCSSSSSGDDEVIADDTLSEIKYTESLEVISNPERGFMHSWSVLSEGDPLSLVTLNSLKNENVTIILRLYYLDAFKNSDLSEVQLNLIKTDFERLREAGIKCVLRFAYNSNSDETDAPLNIIENHLDQLKPIVSDNADVIAFVQAGFIGSWGEWAFSTNNLTTTESRKAVVNKLLDVFPKEVKIQLRTPKYKQEVFDYTNAIDETVGYGTTDIARVGFHNDCFLASVDDYGTYQNVTIEKSYISDEASFVPTGGETCPPSGIPTASCATAEEEMTLLKWTYLNLDWYGPVLNVWRNNSCFVDFQKKLGYRLVLKSAELQKKVTASSNFNLNAVISNVGYAPVYNQKNTFLVLKATDGTLYKKALNFDVRKVLPNVDLQLNESVALTGIPAGKYDLFLKIEDQSSKLADRPEYAIQLANIDTWNALEGLNKLSHTLTIN, via the coding sequence ATGAAAAATAGAATTTTAGCGTTAACACTATTAATTATGGTTATTAGCTGTAGTAGTAGTTCTTCTGGTGATGATGAGGTAATTGCAGATGACACGTTAAGTGAAATAAAATATACAGAATCTTTAGAAGTAATTTCTAATCCAGAACGTGGATTTATGCATAGCTGGAGTGTTCTCTCTGAAGGAGATCCGTTAAGTTTAGTGACATTAAACAGTTTAAAAAATGAAAATGTTACTATTATTTTACGACTATACTATTTAGATGCTTTTAAAAATTCAGATTTAAGTGAAGTTCAGTTAAACCTGATTAAAACAGATTTTGAAAGGTTAAGGGAAGCAGGAATTAAATGTGTTTTACGTTTTGCATATAATAGTAATTCTGATGAAACTGATGCTCCATTAAATATAATAGAAAACCACTTAGATCAGCTTAAACCAATAGTGTCAGATAATGCAGATGTAATAGCTTTTGTACAAGCTGGTTTTATTGGCTCATGGGGAGAATGGGCTTTTTCAACAAATAACTTAACAACAACAGAAAGTAGAAAAGCTGTTGTAAACAAGCTGTTAGATGTATTTCCTAAAGAAGTAAAAATACAATTAAGAACACCAAAATATAAGCAAGAAGTTTTTGATTATACCAATGCTATAGATGAAACCGTTGGGTACGGTACAACAGACATAGCCCGTGTGGGTTTTCATAACGATTGTTTTTTAGCTAGTGTAGATGATTACGGTACTTATCAGAATGTAACTATTGAAAAAAGTTATATTAGTGATGAAGCAAGTTTTGTGCCTACTGGCGGAGAAACTTGTCCGCCTAGCGGAATACCAACAGCTAGTTGTGCTACAGCAGAGGAGGAAATGACTTTGTTAAAATGGACATATTTAAACTTAGATTGGTATGGCCCAGTGCTTAATGTCTGGAGAAATAATAGCTGCTTTGTAGATTTTCAAAAAAAGTTAGGATACAGACTTGTTTTAAAATCTGCAGAATTACAAAAAAAAGTAACTGCTAGCAGTAATTTTAATTTAAATGCAGTGATAAGTAATGTTGGGTATGCTCCAGTTTATAATCAGAAAAATACTTTTTTAGTACTTAAAGCTACAGATGGAACCTTGTATAAAAAGGCATTAAATTTTGATGTTAGAAAGGTGTTACCTAATGTAGATTTACAATTAAATGAGTCTGTTGCATTAACAGGAATTCCAGCAGGAAAATATGACTTGTTTTTAAAAATTGAAGACCAAAGCAGTAAATTGGCAGACAGGCCAGAATACGCAATACAACTAGCAAATATTGATACTTGGAACGCATTAGAAGGTTTAAATAAGCTTTCTCACACACTAACCATTAACTAA
- a CDS encoding PKD domain-containing protein → MKKIIFLLSTFSVFLILSCGSDDTDTNSDNGNVVADFSFSNDDNLFSFTNLSEGATTYRWDFGDLSFYCDKENPTYRYVNIGGEIKVTLTAINDLGQEAAVTKIITAPEVLDVDIAIDGDFTDWESIEYLYQEPTAASMQKIKVWGKGDNVNVYLEGNSTMQMELVNIFISTDGDASSGFLSWQWPEGSGAELLFEGPLLSNSWGSFFQHTDPNGGWGWSALAGSGENLTSSGVISVDNDTNAIEFSIPKTQFGSIGSTISFAFTELTIGWAAVGTFPNVTGTSKFVSYEVPIESTGLCE, encoded by the coding sequence ATGAAAAAAATAATTTTCTTACTAAGCACCTTTTCTGTTTTTCTCATTTTGAGCTGCGGATCAGATGACACTGACACTAATTCTGATAATGGTAATGTTGTTGCAGATTTTTCATTTTCTAATGACGATAATTTATTTTCATTTACAAACCTTTCTGAAGGTGCAACTACCTATAGATGGGATTTTGGAGATTTAAGTTTTTACTGTGACAAGGAGAACCCTACTTATAGGTATGTTAATATAGGAGGGGAGATAAAGGTAACATTAACCGCAATTAATGATTTAGGACAAGAGGCTGCTGTAACAAAAATAATTACAGCTCCAGAAGTTCTTGATGTAGATATAGCAATTGATGGTGATTTTACAGATTGGGAATCTATAGAATATTTATATCAAGAACCAACAGCAGCATCCATGCAAAAAATAAAAGTATGGGGAAAAGGAGATAACGTAAATGTTTACTTAGAAGGCAATTCTACTATGCAAATGGAGCTAGTTAATATATTTATAAGTACAGACGGAGACGCATCTAGCGGTTTTTTAAGCTGGCAGTGGCCAGAGGGCTCTGGAGCAGAACTATTGTTTGAAGGTCCTTTGCTTAGTAATTCTTGGGGGTCTTTTTTTCAACATACAGATCCTAATGGAGGTTGGGGTTGGTCTGCTTTAGCTGGTTCTGGAGAAAACCTTACTTCATCTGGTGTTATTAGTGTAGATAATGATACAAACGCTATAGAATTTAGTATTCCAAAAACTCAGTTTGGCTCTATAGGTAGTACCATAAGCTTTGCTTTTACAGAGTTAACTATTGGTTGGGCTGCCGTTGGTACTTTTCCTAACGTAACAGGCACTAGTAAATTTGTTAGTTATGAGGTTCCTATTGAGTCTACAGGACTTTGTGAGTAA
- a CDS encoding Gfo/Idh/MocA family protein, whose amino-acid sequence MDSRRNFIKKSTILGTGISLLPGLTFGINNNNKHHNLKIGMIGVGLRGTNHLDNLLLRDDITITAICDIDPKRIDIAVNKITSKGQKKPLTFGKDDYDYRNLLDLNNVDAVIISTPWLWHTLMAKDTMRAGKYTGLEVSAANTMEECWDLVNTHEETGTHLMILENVNYRRDVMAVLNMVKQNVFGELLHFRCGYQHDLRHVKFNDGKTPYGKGVEFGEKGISESAWRTQHSLLRNADIYPTHGIGPVAAMCDINRGNRFMTLTSTATKAVGLHNYIVENGGKHHPNAKLNFKLGDVITSTIETSNGESIIVTHDTNSPRPYSLGFRVQGANGLWEVDGNRIHIDKITEPHKWDKADEWLKKYDHPLWKKFGDLANGSGHGGMDFFVIHAFVEAAKKNIAPPMDAYDAAAWSAITPLSEASIENNGEPQDFPDFTRGNWVKRKPYNWIKNTY is encoded by the coding sequence ATGGACTCTAGACGAAATTTTATAAAAAAAAGTACAATTCTAGGAACAGGAATATCTCTTTTACCAGGATTGACTTTTGGAATTAATAATAATAATAAACATCATAACCTTAAAATAGGTATGATAGGCGTAGGCTTACGCGGCACTAACCATTTAGATAACCTTTTGTTAAGGGACGATATTACAATAACTGCAATATGTGATATTGACCCTAAAAGAATTGATATTGCAGTAAATAAAATTACAAGTAAAGGGCAAAAAAAGCCCTTAACGTTTGGTAAAGATGATTATGATTACAGAAACCTTTTAGATTTAAACAATGTAGATGCTGTAATTATTTCTACTCCGTGGTTGTGGCATACGCTTATGGCAAAAGATACAATGAGAGCTGGTAAATATACCGGTTTAGAGGTGTCTGCAGCCAACACAATGGAAGAATGTTGGGATCTTGTTAATACACATGAAGAAACCGGAACACATTTAATGATTTTAGAAAATGTTAATTACAGAAGAGACGTTATGGCTGTACTTAATATGGTAAAGCAAAACGTTTTTGGAGAACTATTACATTTTAGATGTGGTTATCAGCATGACTTAAGACATGTAAAATTTAATGATGGTAAAACACCCTACGGTAAAGGTGTAGAGTTTGGAGAAAAAGGAATATCAGAATCTGCATGGAGAACACAACACTCCTTATTAAGAAATGCAGATATTTACCCTACTCATGGTATTGGACCTGTGGCTGCAATGTGTGATATTAATAGAGGTAACAGGTTTATGACACTAACATCTACAGCTACTAAAGCAGTAGGGCTTCATAATTACATAGTAGAGAACGGAGGAAAACATCATCCAAATGCAAAATTAAATTTTAAACTGGGAGACGTAATAACATCTACCATAGAAACATCTAATGGAGAAAGCATAATTGTTACTCATGATACCAATTCACCAAGACCTTATTCCTTAGGTTTTAGAGTTCAGGGTGCAAATGGTTTATGGGAAGTAGATGGTAATAGAATTCATATAGATAAAATAACAGAGCCTCATAAATGGGATAAAGCAGATGAGTGGTTAAAAAAATATGACCACCCATTATGGAAAAAATTTGGCGATTTAGCTAATGGATCTGGACATGGAGGTATGGACTTTTTTGTAATTCATGCTTTTGTAGAAGCTGCTAAAAAAAATATAGCACCACCAATGGATGCTTATGATGCAGCTGCCTGGAGCGCCATAACACCTTTGTCAGAAGCATCTATAGAAAACAATGGTGAACCTCAAGATTTCCCTGACTTTACAAGAGGTAATTGGGTTAAAAGAAAACCATATAACTGGATAAAAAATACGTACTAA
- a CDS encoding acyltransferase family protein gives MDNLNKQNKRLLSIDALRGFDMLMIIFADHFFENLHNASQTNFSGFLATQFKHPKWFGFHFYDIIMPLFLFLVGVVIPFSLEKRKKEIDNKLKLYPHIIKRFFILFILGWVVQGNLLHFSINEFKIFSNTLQAIAVGYLFACIFYIHLSKINRYIAFATFLIIYILLLELAPVPGIGISELLPDKNIAIYVDNIVFGRFDDGYQYTWLLSSLGFTATTLSGLFIGEILKSNLSPKKTALHIFLLGLAFITIGLFLNIFHPSVKKLWNSTFVLLSSGLCMLLYNIFYLVIDVKGIVKWSLPLKIIGVNAITAYVLSHVLNFPKISEDILFGLEQFFGAYYNALTSFGGFCIMYLLLWYMYKNKTYIKI, from the coding sequence GTGGATAATTTAAATAAACAAAATAAGAGGTTATTATCAATAGATGCGTTAAGAGGTTTTGATATGCTTATGATTATTTTTGCAGATCACTTTTTTGAAAACTTACATAACGCTTCGCAAACTAATTTTTCTGGTTTTTTAGCTACTCAATTTAAGCATCCAAAATGGTTTGGTTTTCATTTTTATGACATTATTATGCCTTTATTCCTATTTTTAGTAGGAGTGGTAATTCCTTTTTCTTTAGAAAAACGAAAAAAAGAAATTGATAATAAATTAAAGCTTTACCCGCACATAATTAAACGCTTTTTTATTTTATTTATACTAGGCTGGGTTGTACAGGGAAATTTACTACACTTTAGTATTAATGAGTTTAAAATTTTTAGTAATACATTACAAGCCATTGCAGTTGGCTATTTATTTGCTTGTATATTTTATATTCATTTAAGTAAAATAAATAGATATATAGCTTTTGCAACGTTTCTCATTATATATATATTGTTGCTAGAGCTTGCACCTGTACCAGGTATAGGGATTAGTGAGTTATTACCAGATAAAAATATTGCTATTTATGTAGACAATATAGTTTTTGGTAGGTTTGATGATGGTTACCAGTACACTTGGCTGTTAAGTAGTTTAGGGTTTACAGCAACTACACTTTCGGGTTTATTTATAGGAGAAATACTAAAATCAAACTTATCTCCCAAAAAAACAGCATTACATATTTTTTTATTAGGGTTAGCATTTATTACAATAGGTTTGTTTTTAAATATATTTCATCCTAGTGTTAAAAAGTTGTGGAACAGTACATTTGTTTTATTATCATCAGGGTTATGTATGCTTTTGTACAATATATTTTATTTAGTTATAGATGTAAAAGGTATTGTAAAATGGAGTCTTCCTTTAAAAATTATAGGAGTTAATGCAATTACAGCTTATGTTCTGTCTCACGTATTAAATTTTCCAAAAATTTCAGAAGATATTTTATTTGGTCTAGAACAGTTTTTTGGAGCATATTACAATGCATTAACATCATTTGGAGGGTTTTGTATTATGTATCTTTTATTATGGTATATGTATAAAAATAAAACTTATATAAAAATATAA